From Tiliqua scincoides isolate rTilSci1 chromosome 2, rTilSci1.hap2, whole genome shotgun sequence, the proteins below share one genomic window:
- the ELAC1 gene encoding zinc phosphodiesterase ELAC protein 1: MSMDVTFLGTGAAYPSPTRGASATVVRFEGECWLFDCGEGTQTQFMKSQLKAGRITKIFITHLHGDHFFGLPGLLCTISLQSSPDTIKQPIDIYGPLGLRSFLCRTMELSHSKLLFPYVVHELVPKPDQCPMEEICELSFVDSGDVSLEEVRGKTIYLDPVEDAYTLEDNGQFVMKGFRLFHRIPSFGFVVEEKPRAGKLNAQKLKELGVQPGPLYGQLKDGIPVVLENGTTIFPSDVLEDPLPGRKICILGDCSGVVGDGAVTLCCEADLLVHEATLDDTQVDKARERGHSTPKMAAEFAKLCKVKKLVLSHFSQRYKPAGQVGEGDVDITELKRQAELVLDGQEIMLAEDFMTINIPMKKQP, from the exons ATGTCGATGGATGTAACTTTCCTGGGAACTGGTGCTGCGTATCCGTCTCCAACTAGGGGGGCTTCTGCTACTGTAGTCCGTTTTGAAGGAGAATGCTGGCTGTTTGACTGTGGCGAGGGGACCCAAACCCAGTTCATGAAAAGTCAACTCAAAGCAG GGCGAATTACCAAAATCTTCATCACTCACCTTCACGGGGACCATTTCTTTGGCCTTCCTGGGCTTCTGTGTACAATCAGTCTGCAGAGCAGTCCTGACACAATCAAGCAACCCATTGATATTTATGGTCCGCTTGGACTGAGAAGCTTCCTTTGTCGAACAATGGAGCTCTCCCACTCGAAACTTCTCTTTCCTTATGTTGTTCACGAACTGGTACCTAAGCCAGATCAGTGCCCCATGGAAGAAATATGTGAACTGTCTTTTGTGGACAGCGGTGACGTCTCACTTGAGGAGGTGCGAGGGAAAACCATTTACCTCGATCCTGTAGAAGATGCATACACCTTGGAGGACAATGGGCAGTTTGTGATGAAGGGATTTAGATTATTTCACCGCATACCTTCCTTTGGATTTGTAGTGGAGGAGAAGCCACGGGCTGGCAAACTCAATGCCCAGAAGCTGAAAGAACTAG GAGTTCAGCCAGGCCCTTTATATGGTCAACTGAAAGATGGCATTCCAGTTGTCCTAGAAAATGGGACTACCATTTTTCCTTCAGATGTCTTGGAAGACCCTCTCCCTGGAAGGAAAATTTGCATTTTAGGAGATTGCTCTGGCGTTGTTGGAGATGGGGCCGTGACACTCTGTTGTGAAGCGGATCTCTTGGTTCATGAAGCCACGCTGGATGACACCCAAGTGGACAAAGCCAGAGAGCGTGGCCATAGCACTCCAAAAATGGCAGCAGAGTTTGCCAAACTGTGTAAAGTTAAGAAACTCGTTCTGTCCCACTTCAGTCAGAGGTATAAGCCTGCTGGTCAGGTTGGTGAAGGAGATGTGGATATCACAGAATTGAAGAGACAAGCTGAATTGGTGCTGGATGGGCAAGAAATCATGTTGGCAGAGGACTTTATGACAATAAATATTCCAATGAAAAAGCAACCGTAA